In bacterium, the DNA window ACTCTGCAGGTAGAATACTTGCTCGTCCCCAATCTTAGAAACGGTTGCTTCGTGGCCTAATTCTACTCGTTCTTCCTGAATATTCATGTAAGGATAGGTGTCGCTGCGACTGTGATCATCCAACAGCAGCGCATCACAACTGACATTGCTCTTGCTGTTTGTTGCGCCTTTTGCAACTTCCACCAAACCGCGATAAGAAGTCCGGCCGCCTCCCCGTGATATTGACTTGGACAACACGACAGAGGTCGTATCCGGAGCCTTATGTACGACTTTCGCGCCTGCTTCCGTGTGCATACCGGAACCTGCGTAGGCAACAGAGAGAATGTCCGCCTTTGCACCGCGCCCCATTAAGTATACAGAGGGATACTTCATCGTGATCTTTGATCCGATGTTGCAATCCACCCATTCCATGGTCGCGCCTTCCTCGGCGATTGCACGTTTCGTCACAAGATTATACACATTCTTCGACCAGTTCTGAATGGTCGTGTAGCGGACTTTCGAATTCTTTTTGCAATAGATCTCCACCACCGCAGAATGCAGCGAGTCGCTGGAGTAGACAGGTGCAGTGCAGCCCTCTACATAATGGACGTTCGAGCCTTCATCCGCAATGATCAGCGTTCGCTCAAATTGACCGGAGTTCTTTGCATTGATTCGAAAGTACGCCTGCAAAGGGATAGTAACGTGAACGCCTTTGGGAACGTAGATGAAACTTCCGCCTGACCACACCGCAGTATTCAGAGCAGCAAGCTTGTTGTCACCCGCTGGAATACACTTGGCGAAATACTCTTTGAAAATGTCAGGATGCTCGCGAAGACCGGTGTCGGTATCCAAGAAGATGACACCGAGCTTGCTCCACTGCTCCTGAAGCGAGTGATAGACGACTTCGCTCTCGTATTGCGCGCCTACACCGGCAAGGAACTTCTTCTCGGCCTCAGGTATTCCCAGTTTGTCGTAGGTTTCACGAATCTCCTTTGGAACCGCGTCCCAGTCGTGCTCCACCTTATCTGAGGGCTTGATGTAGTAGTGAATGTCTTCGAAGTCAACAACTTTGAGGTCGGGACCCCATTCAGGCAGTGGTTTCTTGTAGAAGTAGTCGAGGCCCTTTAGACGCAAATTTAGCATCCACTCAGGCTCGTTCTTGTAACGCGAAATTTCCTCTACGACGTGCTTGGACAAGCCTTTTTCGAACTTTACGACGTTGTTCTCAGGAACTGAGAAGCCGTACTTGTCGTAGTTGTCCAGGTCCAGCGTGAATTCTTTCGAGGCAGGCATATCTAACTCCAGTGATCCGTATCTCTTTATTGTCCGGTGACGCGGCGCACAAATTTTCCAAGTTTCAACTTGACTGAATTGTCATACTCCAGCAAGTTTCGCAAGGCGGGCGACTCTGTCTTATAGTATAACTGCGCCAACTCGTCCGGCCGCCACTGTTGCGCCGA includes these proteins:
- the sufB gene encoding Fe-S cluster assembly protein SufB, with translation MPASKEFTLDLDNYDKYGFSVPENNVVKFEKGLSKHVVEEISRYKNEPEWMLNLRLKGLDYFYKKPLPEWGPDLKVVDFEDIHYYIKPSDKVEHDWDAVPKEIRETYDKLGIPEAEKKFLAGVGAQYESEVVYHSLQEQWSKLGVIFLDTDTGLREHPDIFKEYFAKCIPAGDNKLAALNTAVWSGGSFIYVPKGVHVTIPLQAYFRINAKNSGQFERTLIIADEGSNVHYVEGCTAPVYSSDSLHSAVVEIYCKKNSKVRYTTIQNWSKNVYNLVTKRAIAEEGATMEWVDCNIGSKITMKYPSVYLMGRGAKADILSVAYAGSGMHTEAGAKVVHKAPDTTSVVLSKSISRGGGRTSYRGLVEVAKGATNSKSNVSCDALLLDDHSRSDTYPYMNIQEERVELGHEATVSKIGDEQVFYLQSRGISEEEAMTMIVRGFIEPVVKELPMEYALEMNRLIQLQMEGSVG